DNA from Stenotrophomonas indicatrix:
CGCCATCGAGCCGCCGGACTTCGAGACCCGCGCTGCGATCGTGCTGGCCAAGGCCCGCGAGCGTGGTGCCGAGATTCCCGATGACGTTGCGTTCCTGATTGCCAAGAAGATGCGCTCCAATGTGCGCGACCTCGAGGGTGCGCTGAATACCCTGACCGCCCGCGCCAATTTCACCGGCCGTGCGATCACCACCGAATTCGCCCAGGAAACCCTGCGCGACCTGCTGCGCGCCCAGCAGCAGGCGATCAGCATTCCCAACATCCAGAAAACCGTTGCCGATTACTACGGGCTGCAGATCAAGGATCTGCTGTCCAAGCGTCGGACCCGGTCGCTGGCGCGTCCGCGCCAGGTTGCCATGGCGCTGACCAAGGAACTGACCGAACACAGCCTGCCCGAAATCGGCGACGCCTTTGCCGGTCGCGATCACACCACGGTGCTGCATGCCTGCCGGCAGATCCGCACCCTGATGGAAGCCGACGGCAAGCTCCGCGAGGACTGGGACAAGCTGATCCGGAAGCTGAGCGAATGATGCACGTACGCCGATGAGGCGTCACCGCATAAAACGGTGCAGAATCCGGTAGCAAGCGCGGGACAGGGTGTGGATAAAAATGCCGTTGGATTTCCCGGAAGATTTATCCACAGCTTTCCCCACCCCTTGGGGGCTGGTAATGCAGAGGGTTTCGAAGCCTGAAACCCTTTTGTTTACAAAGACTTAGCTGTGTTTTCCAGCGATTCTGGCTCTACCAGCACCACCAAGCTTTTGATTTATTCCACATTTTTTTAAAGCATAGGGGCACGGAACCACATGCGTTTCACACTGCAGCGCGAAGCCTTTCTCAAGCCGTTGGCACAGGTCGTCAACGTGGTCGAACGCCGCCAGACCCTTCCGGTTCTGGCCAATTTCCTGGTGCAGGTGCAGAACGGCCAGCTGTCGCTGACCGGTACCGACCTGGAAGTGGAGATGGTGTCGCGGATCGCGGTTGAAGATGCCCAGGACGGCGAAACCACCATTCCCGCCCGCAAGCTGTTCGAGATCATCCGCGCCCTGCCTGATGGCAGCCGGATCACCGTCTCGCAGACCGGTGACAAGATCACCGTGCAGGCAGGACGCAGCCGCTTCACCCTGGCCACCCTGCCCTCCAACGACTTCCCGTCGGTGGACGAAGTGGAAGCCACCGAGCGTGTCGCGATCGGCGAAGCCACCCTGAAGGAGCTGATCGAGCGCACTGCGTTCGCGATGGCCCAGCAGGACGTCCGCTATTACCTCAACGGCCTGCTGTTCGACCTGCGCGGTGATGCGCTGCGCACCGTCGCCACCGACGGCCATCGCCTGGCCCTGTGCGAAACCGATCTGGCCAAGCCCAGCGGTTCCAAGCGCCAGATCATCGTGCCGCGCAAGGGCGTGACCGAGTTGCAGCGCCTGCTGGAAAGCGGTGATCGCGAGATCGAACTGGAAGTCGGCCGTAGCCACGTTCGCGTGAAGCGCGACGATGTCACCTTCACTTCGAAGCTGATCGACGGTCGCTTCCCGGATTACGAGGCAGTGATTCCGATTGGTGCCGACCGCGAGGTGAAGGTTGATCGCGAAGCACTGCGTGCCTCGCTGCAGCGTGCTGCGATCCTGTCCAACGAGAAGTACCGCGGCATCCGCGTGGAAGTTTCGCCGGGCAACCTGAAGATCAGCGCGCACAACCCAGAGCAGGAAGAAGCCCAGGAAGAGATCGAGGCCGACACCACGGTCAGCGACCTGGCCATCGGCTTCAACGTGAACTATCTGCTGGATGCCCTCTCCGCCCTGCGCGACGAAGAAGTGATCATCCAGTTGCGCGACTCCAACTCCTCGGCGCTGGTGCGTGAATCGAGCAGCGAGAAGTCGCGTCATGTGGTGATGCCGTTGCGTCTCTGACAGCTGCGCCGTTCCACGTGGAACACATGGACGCCCGGGATCTCCGGGCGTCTTTTTTTTTGTTCCACGTGGAGCATCGCTGCCAATGCTTACCGCCGACCTTGGTGGCTCCTGCAGATGAGAGCATCCGCGTTGCCCTGATGGGTTGTCGGCGCATGGAACCCACGATCCCGGGAAGCCAGCTGTGGAATCCACATGCTGAGATGACGAGACACGTTGGATATGAGCACGCAGCGGGGTCCGATCCAGCGGCTTCCGCTTGCGTGCTGACCTCTCTGTCCACAGGCCTCGTTCGTAGGAATTCGGCGCTTCCCTAGCTTCTAAATCTGGGTATAAATCAAAAGCTTGGTGGTGATGGTAGGGCCAGATTTCATGTAAAAGTAGGCTATGTGTCTGTTTTAAAAAGCTTTTATAGGGTTGAAACCCCCTGTATATAGGCCATCAAGCCTGGGGGGGAACCTGTGGATAGTTTTACAGCCTAGGAAAAGTGCCTTTTTTATCCACAGTTCGCCCACACCTTGTGTATAAGTCATACAGACCTGTTGTGGATGGCGTGGAACTGCCGCTTTGAATTTCTTGAAATCTGTGGAACCTGGCAGGGGCGTTGGTGGCAGATTTCAAGAAATCTGGGGAGCACTGACTGCAATCTCGGTGTGGAGTCAGGCCATGAGCCGGGGAAACCGTCTTCGGAATGGCGAAATCTGGACGCCTTGAGCCTTGGCTTCCTGCCGGATTTGAACGATTTCGGCCACTGTCTCCGGCCGCCTGCATGCCGGCAGGCCTCCGCCACGTGGAACCCGTGTTCTCCAAGGCTGCAACGCCCCGCTGATGTCGGTCCACATCCATCCACGATGGCTGGCTTGACCAATGCAGTAAGCTGGGTGATTCCCCGCCCCTCTACCGCCATGTGCGGATGGTCTGTCGCATCCCATGCAGATTCGTCGTCTTGCCCTCCACCACTTGCGTCGTTTCGATGCGGTGGAGCTGTCGCCCCAGCCAGGGGTGAATCTGCTGACCGGTGACAACGGCGCTGGCAAGACCAGCGTCCTGGAAGCGTTGCATCTGATGGCCTATGGGCGGAGTTTCCGCGGGCGGGTACGCGATGGCTTGGTGCGTCAGGGCCATGAAGCCCTGGAAGTCTTCGTGGAATGGGACGAGCAACGCGGTGATCTGCCCGTGCAGAGGCGAAAAGCCGGGTTGCGGCATAGCGGGCAGGAGTGGAAGGGGCGGCTGGATGGCGAAGACGTCGCCCAACTCGGAAACCTGTGTGCCGCCCTCGCTGTGGTGACCTTCGAACCGGGCAGTCACGCCTTGGTGAGCGGTGGTGGCGAGCCGCGACGGCGCTTTCTGGATTGGGGTCTGTTCCACGTGGAACCAGACTTCCTTTCCTTGTGGCGGCGCTATTCGCGCGCGTTGAAGCAGCGCAATGCCCTGCTCAAGCAGGGCGGGCCGTCGCGGATGCTCGATACCTGGGATCACGAGCTGGCCGAGGCGGGAGAACCGCTGACCAGTCGTCGGCAGCACTACCTGGAGCGGCTGCAGTCCCGAACCATCGCCCTGGCCGAGGCACTGGCTCCGCAACTGGGAATCGTGGGCCTGAATCTGAGTCCCGGCTGGCGCCGGCACGAGGTTCCGCTGGCAGATGCCCTTCTGCTGGCGCGCGATCGCGACCGTCAGGCGGGTTACACCTCGCTGGGCCCACACCGGGCGGACTGGAGCGTGGCGTTCCAGAGCATCCCGGGGCGCGATGCGCTGTCACGCGGCCAGGCCAAGCTCACCGCCCTCGCCTGTCTACTGGCCCAGGCGGAGGATTACGCCGAGCAGCGTGGCGAGTGGCCCGTCATCGCACTCGACGATCTGGCCTCGGAGCTGGATCGCACACACCAGGCCCGGGTACTGCACCGCCTGTTGGCGGCACCGGCGCAGATATTCATCACTGCAACAGAAACGCCTGCAGCACTGGAGACTCTGAGCAACATCACCCGGTTCCAC
Protein-coding regions in this window:
- the dnaN gene encoding DNA polymerase III subunit beta translates to MRFTLQREAFLKPLAQVVNVVERRQTLPVLANFLVQVQNGQLSLTGTDLEVEMVSRIAVEDAQDGETTIPARKLFEIIRALPDGSRITVSQTGDKITVQAGRSRFTLATLPSNDFPSVDEVEATERVAIGEATLKELIERTAFAMAQQDVRYYLNGLLFDLRGDALRTVATDGHRLALCETDLAKPSGSKRQIIVPRKGVTELQRLLESGDREIELEVGRSHVRVKRDDVTFTSKLIDGRFPDYEAVIPIGADREVKVDREALRASLQRAAILSNEKYRGIRVEVSPGNLKISAHNPEQEEAQEEIEADTTVSDLAIGFNVNYLLDALSALRDEEVIIQLRDSNSSALVRESSSEKSRHVVMPLRL
- the recF gene encoding DNA replication/repair protein RecF (All proteins in this family for which functions are known are DNA-binding proteins that assist the filamentation of RecA onto DNA for the initiation of recombination or recombinational repair.), which translates into the protein MQIRRLALHHLRRFDAVELSPQPGVNLLTGDNGAGKTSVLEALHLMAYGRSFRGRVRDGLVRQGHEALEVFVEWDEQRGDLPVQRRKAGLRHSGQEWKGRLDGEDVAQLGNLCAALAVVTFEPGSHALVSGGGEPRRRFLDWGLFHVEPDFLSLWRRYSRALKQRNALLKQGGPSRMLDTWDHELAEAGEPLTSRRQHYLERLQSRTIALAEALAPQLGIVGLNLSPGWRRHEVPLADALLLARDRDRQAGYTSLGPHRADWSVAFQSIPGRDALSRGQAKLTALACLLAQAEDYAEQRGEWPVIALDDLASELDRTHQARVLHRLLAAPAQIFITATETPAALETLSNITRFHVEHAQIVAVP